The proteins below come from a single Vibrio natriegens NBRC 15636 = ATCC 14048 = DSM 759 genomic window:
- a CDS encoding HDOD domain-containing protein, whose amino-acid sequence MEHLSFFWLPNNKDKLLKALESEFAQLVEQSITIGKISLPPIPDAVLKIQQLCQEENTTIADIANCLLEDPGLAAVVVRVANSVIFNRRNITCNDLITAVSRLGILRVRDIVTAQAIEQLKHSLNLTSECNAIMVKSAAVSRELGAVMVLIVQEFRKHDPVTYGHLEQEKALLVGLLADIGLFCLINEYNMYLERGNYLDQDIALQIFQTRCATTSNLVLERWGFDNDYREVSSNEKYVTSRPDVSYLDIARIAHHLLMFRNQDERINEHEVEFNLTGAEILYELSNMSDQDFRQEMNTVLTTSGL is encoded by the coding sequence ATGGAACACCTATCATTTTTTTGGCTACCAAATAACAAAGATAAGCTTTTAAAAGCGCTAGAATCCGAATTCGCACAACTGGTAGAGCAATCTATTACTATCGGTAAGATTTCTTTACCTCCGATACCTGATGCCGTGCTTAAAATTCAGCAATTGTGTCAGGAAGAAAACACAACGATCGCCGATATTGCGAACTGTTTGTTAGAAGATCCTGGATTAGCAGCCGTTGTGGTGCGGGTCGCGAACTCGGTCATTTTTAACCGTAGAAACATCACCTGCAATGATCTAATAACCGCTGTCTCACGTTTAGGCATTCTGCGCGTGCGTGACATTGTTACCGCTCAAGCAATTGAACAGTTGAAACACTCACTAAATCTAACCAGCGAATGTAACGCGATCATGGTGAAAAGTGCTGCGGTTTCCCGTGAGCTTGGTGCTGTGATGGTGTTAATTGTGCAAGAGTTCCGCAAGCACGATCCTGTGACATATGGACACCTTGAACAAGAAAAAGCATTGTTAGTCGGCTTGTTAGCAGATATAGGCCTATTTTGTCTTATTAATGAGTACAATATGTACCTCGAAAGAGGCAACTATCTGGATCAAGATATCGCGTTACAAATCTTCCAAACACGTTGCGCTACCACCAGTAATCTGGTGCTAGAACGCTGGGGATTTGATAACGATTACAGAGAAGTGTCATCGAACGAAAAGTACGTCACTTCTCGCCCAGATGTCAGTTACTTAGACATAGCCAGAATTGCACACCATCTGTTAATGTTCCGCAATCAAGATGAGCGCATTAACGAACACGAAGTGGAATTCAACCTAACGGGCGCTGAGATACTTTATGAACTCAGCAATATGAGTGATCAGGACTTCCGTCAGGAAATGAACACGGTTTTAACCACCAGTGGCTTGTAG
- a CDS encoding TfoX/Sxy family DNA transformation protein, translating into MDMTDQAFFKYVRNFSQYQKRSMFGGIGLFCDDAMFALVSNDCCYLRGGNELDEELMQLNCEKYKHVKRQTTATVNYYDVTELFESGFSGLDELLKKSIEYSVKERKYQKSSASRRLRDLPNMQLTLERMVKKAGVDDVEAFLELGPVEVFNKVRQAYGNDVDVKLLWKFAGAIDGVHWKLIQEPRKKQLLELCN; encoded by the coding sequence ATGGACATGACAGACCAAGCTTTTTTTAAATACGTACGCAATTTTAGTCAATATCAGAAACGTTCCATGTTTGGCGGCATCGGCTTATTTTGCGATGATGCCATGTTCGCTCTTGTCAGTAATGACTGCTGTTACCTACGTGGCGGTAATGAGCTAGACGAAGAGCTGATGCAACTAAATTGTGAAAAATATAAGCACGTCAAGAGACAAACGACGGCAACCGTTAATTATTATGATGTGACAGAGCTGTTTGAATCCGGCTTTTCCGGTTTAGATGAACTGTTAAAAAAATCAATAGAGTACTCAGTAAAGGAACGCAAATACCAAAAATCATCTGCGAGTAGACGGCTAAGGGATTTGCCGAACATGCAACTTACACTTGAGCGTATGGTGAAAAAAGCCGGCGTTGATGATGTTGAAGCATTTTTGGAGCTTGGGCCTGTGGAAGTTTTCAATAAAGTAAGACAGGCTTACGGTAACGATGTAGATGTCAAACTGCTTTGGAAGTTTGCTGGTGCGATTGATGGAGTGCACTGGAAACTCATTCAAGAGCCACGTAAAAAACAGCTTTTAGAGCTGTGTAACTAA